The following proteins are encoded in a genomic region of Methylococcales bacterium:
- a CDS encoding HypC/HybG/HupF family hydrogenase formation chaperone produces the protein MCLAVLGQIIAISGDEPLYRMGKVTFSGIKKEISLAYLPEAKLNDYVIVHAGFALSIIDENEARESLNVFQALEEFEANL, from the coding sequence ATGTGTTTAGCTGTACTAGGTCAAATAATCGCAATTTCGGGGGATGAGCCTCTTTATCGAATGGGAAAGGTCACCTTTTCGGGGATCAAAAAAGAAATCAGTCTCGCTTATTTACCCGAAGCAAAATTAAATGATTATGTCATTGTTCACGCAGGTTTTGCATTGTCTATTATTGATGAAAATGAGGCGCGTGAAAGTTTAAACGTGTTTCAAGCATTGGAAGAGTTTGAGGCAAATTTGTGA
- the minD gene encoding septum site-determining protein MinD, with translation MARIIVVTSGKGGVGKTTTSAAIAMGLAKKGLKTAVIDFDVGLRNLDLIMGCERRVIYDFINVINGEATLNQALIRDKRCNLLSILPASQTRDKDALTKEGVEKILTELSKDFKYIICDSPAGIELGAYYAMYFADDAFVVTNPEVSSVRDADRMLGVLASKSLRAEEGREPIKEYLLLSRYSPERVDLGEMLSVDDVQEILSLPLLGVIPESRSVLNASNSGIPVILDEKSNAGQAYMDIVARYLGDDKPHRFLTKEKKGLFDKFFRGK, from the coding sequence TTGGCCAGAATCATCGTCGTTACATCAGGTAAAGGTGGCGTAGGAAAAACAACAACAAGTGCGGCAATTGCAATGGGACTTGCAAAAAAAGGCCTTAAAACAGCGGTGATTGATTTTGACGTGGGGCTGCGTAATTTAGATTTGATTATGGGTTGTGAACGTCGAGTTATTTATGACTTCATTAATGTCATTAATGGCGAAGCCACTTTAAATCAAGCCTTAATTCGTGATAAACGTTGCAATTTATTATCCATTTTACCCGCCTCTCAAACTCGCGATAAAGACGCGCTGACAAAAGAAGGGGTCGAAAAAATATTAACGGAACTCTCCAAGGACTTTAAATATATTATTTGCGACTCCCCCGCAGGAATCGAGCTTGGGGCTTATTATGCAATGTATTTTGCCGATGATGCTTTTGTCGTCACGAACCCTGAAGTTTCATCCGTTAGAGATGCCGATAGAATGTTAGGGGTCTTAGCCAGTAAATCCTTACGCGCTGAAGAAGGCCGTGAACCGATAAAAGAATATTTATTATTATCACGCTATTCACCTGAGAGAGTTGATTTAGGGGAAATGTTAAGCGTTGATGATGTTCAAGAAATATTATCCCTGCCTTTATTGGGCGTTATTCCTGAATCCAGATCCGTTTTAAATGCGTCCAACTCAGGTATTCCTGTGATTTTGGATGAAAAAAGTAATGCGGGTCAGGCTTATATGGATATTGTAGCGCGTTATTTGGGTGATGATAAACCGCATCGGTTTCTTACAAAAGAAAAAAAAGGACTATTTGATAAATTTTTTAGGGGGAAATAA
- the hypD gene encoding hydrogenase formation protein HypD produces MKFVDEYRNTDTAKRWLKAINTITTRPWTIMEVCGGQTHSLIKYGIDQLLPKNITLIHGPGCPVCVTPLHTLDKALAIAKQSNVIFCSFGDMLRVPGSTEDLLTLKAKGADIRIVYSPLDSLKMAQDNPDKKVVFFGVGFETTAPTVALTLYQAKQLALTNFSVLATHVRVPPVMKALLDDKDHCVQGFLGAGHVCTIMGYHEYIPLANDYKIPIVITGFEPVDLLQGIYFCIKQLELGESQVENQYSRVVTQQGNPSAQQLLQQVFTVVDQQWRGLGLIPNSGLTLSADYQQWNAEAHFPVTEINTQEPKECRSGEVLKGLLKPNACPEFAKTCYPEHPLGATMVSSEGACAAYYRYRSHD; encoded by the coding sequence GTGAAATTTGTTGATGAATATCGTAATACAGATACCGCAAAACGATGGTTAAAGGCGATTAACACGATAACCACTCGCCCATGGACGATTATGGAAGTCTGTGGGGGGCAAACACACAGTCTTATAAAATATGGGATTGACCAATTGTTGCCGAAGAACATCACGCTTATTCACGGCCCAGGTTGTCCCGTTTGTGTTACGCCGTTACATACCCTTGATAAAGCCCTCGCAATAGCGAAACAATCGAATGTTATTTTTTGCTCTTTTGGGGATATGTTACGCGTTCCAGGATCAACCGAGGATTTATTAACTTTAAAAGCGAAAGGGGCGGATATTCGTATTGTTTACTCCCCTTTAGATAGCCTTAAAATGGCACAAGATAATCCTGATAAAAAAGTCGTTTTTTTTGGGGTGGGTTTTGAAACCACAGCCCCCACCGTTGCATTAACACTCTATCAAGCCAAACAATTAGCCTTAACTAATTTTTCAGTTTTGGCGACTCATGTTCGCGTTCCACCTGTGATGAAAGCCTTATTGGATGATAAAGATCATTGTGTTCAAGGTTTTTTAGGGGCAGGGCATGTATGTACGATTATGGGTTATCATGAATACATTCCTTTAGCGAACGACTATAAAATTCCGATTGTGATTACAGGCTTTGAACCCGTGGATTTATTACAAGGTATTTATTTTTGCATTAAACAATTGGAATTAGGGGAATCTCAGGTTGAAAACCAATACAGTCGAGTGGTCACTCAACAAGGTAATCCATCGGCGCAGCAATTATTGCAACAGGTTTTTACGGTGGTTGACCAGCAGTGGCGTGGATTGGGTCTAATTCCTAACAGTGGTTTAACGCTTTCGGCGGATTATCAACAGTGGAATGCAGAAGCCCATTTTCCAGTCACCGAAATTAATACCCAAGAACCCAAAGAGTGCCGAAGTGGTGAGGTTTTAAAAGGATTATTGAAACCGAATGCGTGTCCAGAATTTGCTAAAACCTGTTACCCAGAACATCCTTTAGGAGCAACGATGGTTTCTTCTGAAGGGGCTTGTGCTGCTTATTACCGTTACCGATCTCATGACTAA
- a CDS encoding winged helix-turn-helix domain-containing protein, protein MSKTIGKAAGKLWAYLDKNKSASPSRIIKETGISKNDLQRAIGWLSREEKLIIEVDGRVETLSLKEGISD, encoded by the coding sequence ATGTCAAAAACAATTGGAAAAGCAGCGGGGAAACTATGGGCTTACTTAGATAAAAATAAATCTGCGAGTCCTTCACGGATTATAAAAGAAACGGGTATTTCTAAAAATGATCTTCAACGTGCTATTGGTTGGTTATCAAGAGAAGAAAAACTTATCATTGAAGTCGATGGTCGGGTAGAAACGTTATCGCTGAAAGAAGGAATAAGCGATTAA
- the tilS gene encoding tRNA lysidine(34) synthetase TilS — MQLSTEYLISAKHIYIAYSGGLDSHVLLHLCSVNPQIKNKITAVYVHHGLQKIADDWAAHCQQQSQLLEIDCKILSIDATASKGESPEEVAREARYHALKKLMEKDDVLLVAQHQDDQLETVLLQLFRGAGVQGLSAMAEISAFGQGQLIRPLLSYSQQSLKNYAIEQHLHWVEDPSNQCDDFERNFLRNQIIPSLKTHWPTLDKTVARSAKHCANAQQLLTEVATQLLTKLINVDNSLSIDGLLLLNSPQQSLVIRQWFAALNLKMPSVTFIAQLFNDVIAAKKSSNPILKRNDCHIRRYQNKLYCLNPENNSVKSQIWLQSDLHLSLSQTHSLQRLPSKQGISQHLWHISTVSIRYRIGGEKINLPYRRGHHTLKKLFQEVGIPPWEREQIPLIYFDDKLVAVADLWIDSYSVGLTDEDCYQLKWHR; from the coding sequence ATGCAGCTTTCCACAGAGTACCTAATCTCGGCAAAACATATTTATATTGCTTATAGTGGGGGTTTAGACTCACATGTCTTATTGCATTTATGCAGTGTTAACCCACAAATAAAAAATAAAATAACCGCTGTATATGTTCATCATGGTTTACAGAAAATAGCAGATGACTGGGCAGCCCATTGTCAACAGCAATCACAGTTATTAGAAATTGATTGTAAAATACTATCGATTGATGCAACAGCCTCTAAAGGTGAAAGCCCAGAAGAAGTTGCCCGTGAAGCGCGTTATCACGCTCTAAAAAAACTAATGGAAAAAGACGATGTTTTATTAGTTGCTCAACATCAAGATGACCAATTAGAAACCGTTTTATTACAATTATTTCGAGGGGCAGGCGTACAAGGCCTTTCTGCTATGGCGGAAATATCCGCGTTTGGTCAAGGACAGTTAATAAGACCTTTACTGAGTTATTCACAGCAATCGCTTAAAAACTATGCGATTGAACAACATTTACATTGGGTTGAAGATCCGAGTAATCAATGTGATGATTTTGAACGTAACTTCTTACGCAATCAAATCATTCCATCTTTAAAAACACATTGGCCGACATTGGATAAAACGGTTGCACGAAGTGCAAAGCATTGTGCAAATGCTCAACAGCTATTAACCGAGGTCGCGACTCAATTATTAACGAAACTCATTAATGTTGATAACAGTTTATCCATTGATGGTTTGTTGTTACTAAATTCCCCACAGCAATCCTTAGTCATTCGACAATGGTTTGCCGCTCTAAACTTAAAAATGCCCAGTGTTACGTTTATAGCGCAACTGTTTAACGATGTCATTGCTGCAAAAAAAAGTTCAAATCCTATTTTAAAACGCAATGATTGTCATATTCGACGTTATCAAAATAAGCTTTATTGCCTAAATCCAGAAAATAATAGTGTTAAATCGCAAATTTGGTTACAATCGGATTTACATTTATCATTATCTCAAACGCATTCTTTACAGCGGCTGCCTTCAAAACAGGGTATTTCGCAACACTTATGGCACATTTCAACGGTTAGCATCCGTTATCGCATAGGGGGGGAGAAAATAAACCTGCCCTATCGTAGAGGACATCACACATTAAAAAAATTATTTCAAGAAGTGGGGATTCCACCGTGGGAACGTGAACAAATTCCGTTAATTTATTTTGATGATAAATTAGTCGCAGTGGCTGATTTATGGATAGATTCATACTCAGTGGGTCTGACGGATGAAGATTGCTATCAACTTAAATGGCACCGATAA
- a CDS encoding BRCT domain-containing protein, with amino-acid sequence MFNTNQQQIFQQIKAKILHLTEQQIFDSAKNKHAKTLSTSELIEFLQVSNALYRSGEPLISDADYDFIFLAELKNREPQHELINQVEPEPPTAQKTVILPEKMLSTEKAYHLEDIKRWLKRIEKSALSLNKSVDKLVFRVTPKLDGYAAYDDGQTLYTRGDGTKGTDITRAVTRGLQVANQGKRGLGAGEIVISKTYFKEKLAEQFDNSRNFQASIIKEKALSPHAELAIKSGAAVFFPFRLLPDWQGDSVSLLKNFDCISNDIWHQTDYDVDGIVLEVTDTDIKQAMGATRHHHRWQIAYKENRATAEVKVLRVTPQTSRSGRITPVAELEPVRLSGALLQRATVHHYKMVLDKGIGEGAIIELARSGEVIPKIEKVLKSVVPQIPKTCPSCEHDLIWEGDFLMCTNHLTCSAQLTNTMEYFFKTLGNNDGLGSATISKLYDHNINTIADIYALKADEFEAFGFGAKQSSNLVEQLLRSRTEIIEDWRFLAAFGIFRMGRGNCEKLLTHYSLLDLFTLTEQDIIRVEGFAEKTATVVIQELVKIKPLFDIIYGLNFSLQRSEIVTVIEGESLVLAGKTVVFTGAMQQGSRDEMKKQAKALGAKVGSTVTGKTDWLIVGEKVGASKLKAAEEKGVIILTEAVYLEQLEN; translated from the coding sequence ATGTTTAATACGAACCAACAGCAAATTTTTCAACAAATAAAAGCAAAGATCCTCCATTTAACGGAACAACAAATTTTTGATAGCGCGAAAAATAAACACGCCAAAACATTGTCTACATCGGAGCTTATCGAATTTTTACAGGTCAGTAATGCACTTTACAGAAGTGGTGAGCCTTTAATAAGCGATGCGGATTATGATTTTATTTTTTTAGCCGAACTTAAAAACCGTGAGCCTCAGCATGAACTGATTAATCAAGTAGAACCTGAGCCACCTACCGCTCAAAAAACAGTGATTTTGCCTGAAAAAATGCTGTCTACTGAGAAAGCCTATCATTTAGAAGACATAAAACGCTGGTTAAAGCGAATTGAAAAATCCGCGTTAAGTCTTAATAAATCGGTTGATAAATTGGTGTTTAGAGTTACGCCTAAGCTGGATGGTTATGCTGCTTATGATGATGGTCAAACATTATATACGCGGGGCGATGGCACAAAAGGGACGGATATAACTCGTGCGGTTACGCGTGGACTGCAAGTGGCTAATCAAGGAAAACGAGGCTTAGGGGCGGGTGAAATCGTTATTAGTAAAACGTATTTTAAAGAAAAATTAGCGGAACAATTTGATAATAGTCGTAATTTTCAAGCCAGTATTATTAAAGAGAAAGCGTTAAGTCCTCATGCGGAATTGGCGATAAAATCAGGCGCGGCGGTCTTTTTTCCTTTTCGTCTTTTACCTGATTGGCAGGGAGATTCGGTTTCACTCTTAAAAAACTTTGATTGTATTAGTAACGATATTTGGCATCAAACTGATTATGACGTTGATGGCATCGTTTTAGAAGTCACGGATACGGATATAAAGCAGGCGATGGGGGCAACACGGCATCATCATCGTTGGCAAATTGCGTATAAAGAAAATCGGGCGACGGCTGAGGTTAAAGTGTTAAGAGTTACGCCGCAAACATCACGTTCAGGGCGGATTACTCCTGTTGCTGAATTAGAACCTGTACGGTTAAGCGGGGCATTATTACAACGTGCAACGGTTCATCATTATAAAATGGTTCTGGATAAAGGCATTGGCGAAGGTGCGATTATTGAGCTTGCGCGTAGTGGTGAAGTTATTCCCAAAATTGAAAAGGTTTTAAAGTCGGTCGTGCCACAAATTCCTAAAACCTGCCCCAGTTGTGAGCATGATTTAATCTGGGAGGGGGATTTTTTGATGTGTACGAATCATTTAACGTGTTCGGCACAACTGACAAATACAATGGAATATTTTTTTAAAACGTTGGGAAATAATGATGGTTTGGGTTCTGCGACGATTTCAAAATTATATGACCATAATATTAATACGATTGCCGATATTTACGCCTTAAAAGCAGATGAATTTGAAGCCTTTGGTTTTGGTGCGAAGCAGTCTTCAAATTTAGTTGAGCAGCTTCTTAGAAGTCGCACTGAAATAATAGAGGATTGGCGTTTTTTAGCAGCCTTTGGAATTTTTAGAATGGGGCGGGGAAATTGTGAAAAGTTATTAACCCATTATTCCTTATTAGATTTATTTACGTTAACGGAACAGGATATTATCCGTGTTGAAGGTTTTGCTGAAAAAACGGCAACGGTTGTTATTCAAGAGTTAGTAAAAATTAAACCGTTATTTGATATTATTTACGGGTTAAATTTTAGTTTACAACGCAGTGAAATTGTCACGGTTATTGAAGGTGAGTCGCTCGTACTTGCAGGGAAAACGGTTGTTTTTACAGGGGCTATGCAGCAAGGTTCGCGTGATGAAATGAAAAAACAAGCCAAGGCTTTAGGGGCAAAAGTTGGGAGTACGGTCACAGGGAAGACAGATTGGCTGATTGTGGGTGAAAAAGTAGGGGCGAGTAAATTAAAAGCGGCGGAAGAAAAAGGTGTGATTATTTTAACGGAAGCGGTTTATTTAGAGCAACTTGAAAACTAG
- the minE gene encoding cell division topological specificity factor MinE: MRLLDFFKNAKPSSASIAKERLQILVAHERASLSQPAYLPKLKQELMEVIQKYFKVPETSIFVNLDQDDERETLEINVIFPDEEPSKKIISTKNER, from the coding sequence ATGCGCTTATTAGACTTCTTCAAAAATGCCAAACCTTCATCGGCTTCTATTGCAAAAGAACGATTGCAAATTTTAGTCGCTCATGAACGCGCGTCATTAAGTCAACCTGCCTACCTTCCTAAATTAAAACAAGAACTAATGGAAGTGATCCAAAAATATTTCAAGGTTCCAGAAACCAGTATTTTTGTTAATTTAGATCAAGATGACGAAAGAGAAACGTTAGAAATTAACGTTATTTTTCCCGATGAAGAACCATCAAAAAAAATTATTTCAACTAAAAACGAAAGGTAA
- the gltX gene encoding glutamate--tRNA ligase, with protein sequence MSIKTRFAPSPTGYLHVGGARTALFSWLYAKKNKGEFVLRIEDTDLERSTQESVDAILEGMSWLGLDYDEGPIYQTQRFDRYQAIIQTLLDQGDAYVCSCSKEKLDEMREGQKSRKEKPRYDGCCRNKEYKNDTENRVIRFKNPEIGNVVIDDLVKGKITINNKELDDLIIARSDGTPTYNLTVVVDDMDMNISHVIRGDDHINNTPRQINIVKALGVELPHYAHLPMILGSDGARLSKRHGAVSVMQYRDEGFLPEALLNYLVRLGWSSGDQEIFSLDEMIELFDLNDVNVAASTFNPEKLLWLNHHYIMNSDPIEVAKHLNWHLDALGIDSSLGADPVLLVKAQRERCKTLVEMANASLYFYKDFEQYDEKAAKKNFKTGSEVVLASLLKQFSILEDWDGVVLHQIVLDTAEAMELKLGKVAQPLRVAVCGCAVSPAIDVTLSLLGRERVLQRIKTAIDYIKKLDK encoded by the coding sequence ATGAGTATAAAAACACGCTTTGCCCCGAGTCCAACGGGTTATTTACATGTGGGAGGGGCGAGAACCGCTTTATTTTCTTGGCTTTACGCTAAAAAAAATAAGGGTGAATTTGTCTTAAGAATTGAAGATACGGACTTAGAACGTTCGACGCAAGAATCAGTAGATGCTATTTTAGAAGGCATGAGCTGGTTAGGGCTTGACTATGATGAAGGCCCTATTTATCAGACGCAACGATTTGATCGTTATCAAGCGATTATTCAAACCTTATTAGATCAAGGGGATGCCTACGTTTGCTCTTGTAGTAAAGAAAAGCTTGATGAAATGCGTGAGGGACAAAAGTCTCGTAAGGAAAAACCCCGTTATGATGGATGTTGTCGAAATAAAGAATACAAAAATGACACGGAAAATAGGGTCATTCGTTTTAAAAATCCTGAAATAGGGAATGTTGTTATTGATGATTTAGTTAAAGGGAAAATAACTATTAATAACAAGGAACTCGATGACCTAATTATAGCGCGTTCGGATGGAACGCCGACTTATAATTTAACCGTTGTCGTTGATGATATGGATATGAATATTTCGCATGTTATACGCGGGGACGATCATATTAATAATACGCCACGACAAATTAACATAGTAAAGGCACTGGGCGTAGAGTTACCGCACTATGCACATTTACCGATGATTTTAGGATCTGATGGCGCTCGACTTTCTAAGCGTCATGGTGCGGTTAGTGTGATGCAATATCGTGATGAAGGTTTTTTGCCTGAAGCGTTACTTAATTATTTAGTACGATTAGGCTGGTCGTCTGGCGATCAAGAAATATTTTCATTGGATGAAATGATTGAATTGTTTGATCTAAATGATGTAAACGTAGCTGCGTCAACGTTTAATCCTGAAAAATTGTTATGGCTTAATCATCACTATATTATGAATAGTGACCCTATTGAGGTTGCTAAACACTTAAATTGGCATTTAGACGCGTTAGGGATTGATTCGTCATTAGGGGCTGATCCTGTTTTATTGGTTAAAGCACAACGAGAGCGGTGTAAAACCTTAGTTGAAATGGCAAATGCGAGTCTTTATTTTTATAAAGATTTTGAGCAGTATGATGAAAAAGCGGCGAAGAAAAATTTTAAAACCGGCAGCGAAGTTGTTTTAGCGTCTCTTTTAAAGCAGTTTTCAATCCTTGAAGATTGGGATGGCGTGGTTTTACATCAAATTGTATTAGATACCGCAGAGGCTATGGAATTAAAATTAGGTAAAGTTGCACAACCTTTACGTGTTGCTGTGTGTGGATGTGCTGTATCACCGGCTATTGATGTTACTTTATCATTACTAGGGCGTGAGAGAGTCTTACAAAGAATAAAAACAGCGATAGATTATATAAAAAAGCTAGACAAATAA
- the hypE gene encoding hydrogenase expression/formation protein HypE → MTKLTLNCLLPHQPQRIVMAHGGGGRMMQQLIDTVIRPAFDNTILNQKHDSAVINIDPSTIALTTDSYVVKPLFFSGGDIGKLAVCGTLNDLAMSGAKPLYITCSLIIEEGFLIADLQRILESMQQVAIQAGVKIVTGDTKVVERGKGDGLYLNTAGIGVIADNIAMGANNIQLGDQIIISSDIARHGMAIMLEREGIDFEHDLKSDCADVSGLVQILMNQGLELHCLRDLTRGGLASGLIELATDATLNFEINEEALPIDESVQSACEILGFDPLYVANEGCFVLFVPEFEMEKTLNCLHQHPLGRQAQRIGAVTAMNNNKGIVTLKTVLGGHRVLDLLSGEQLPRIC, encoded by the coding sequence ATGACTAAATTAACTTTAAATTGTCTTTTACCACACCAACCGCAACGTATTGTGATGGCGCATGGCGGCGGTGGACGAATGATGCAACAACTCATTGATACCGTTATTCGACCTGCCTTCGATAATACTATTTTAAATCAAAAACATGATAGCGCCGTTATTAATATTGACCCATCAACCATTGCATTGACCACAGATTCTTATGTGGTTAAGCCCTTATTTTTTTCAGGCGGCGATATTGGAAAATTAGCCGTTTGTGGAACATTGAATGATCTAGCGATGAGTGGTGCAAAGCCTTTATATATCACCTGTTCATTGATTATTGAAGAGGGGTTTTTAATAGCGGATTTACAACGAATTCTTGAATCAATGCAGCAAGTGGCGATACAAGCAGGGGTTAAAATCGTTACGGGGGATACCAAAGTGGTTGAACGGGGTAAAGGCGATGGTTTATATCTTAATACCGCAGGTATTGGCGTTATTGCGGATAATATTGCGATGGGAGCTAATAACATTCAATTAGGCGATCAAATTATTATTAGCAGTGATATTGCCCGTCATGGGATGGCAATCATGTTGGAACGTGAAGGCATTGATTTTGAACATGATTTGAAAAGTGATTGCGCGGATGTTTCAGGGTTGGTACAAATTTTAATGAATCAAGGGCTTGAATTGCATTGTTTACGGGATTTAACCCGTGGGGGGCTTGCAAGTGGTTTAATTGAATTAGCCACGGATGCGACATTAAATTTTGAAATTAATGAAGAGGCGTTACCGATAGATGAAAGTGTTCAGAGTGCCTGTGAAATTTTAGGCTTTGATCCTTTATATGTTGCGAATGAAGGCTGTTTTGTTCTTTTTGTCCCCGAATTTGAAATGGAAAAAACATTAAATTGTTTACATCAACATCCTTTAGGACGACAAGCACAGAGGATAGGCGCGGTGACGGCGATGAATAATAACAAGGGAATAGTGACCCTTAAAACCGTTCTCGGAGGCCATCGTGTTTTAGATTTATTAAGCGGCGAACAACTCCCCCGTATTTGTTAA
- a CDS encoding ABC transporter substrate-binding protein, with product MLSKLGLPWKIAIVSLTWLFFISFFHYQLNFDHGSKKTVYMGYMPVITNLATPLLDYASKDNKDVRFKALKFASFAEMAESLRNKKIDAAFIIAPLSIVLRQQNEDIKIVYIGNRHESTLVTRKGLKVRSLSDLAGSKIAVPMRYSGHNIALRKLLRERGLEKQITVVEMNPPDMASALSAGALDAYFVGEPFAVQTLKSGESEKLLYAEDISKYFICNLVIVRNDFITEDPETVKMLVQGAIRSGVWAEKHIDETVKIVSDYWNQTEELVNYALTKPKNRTLFDHYIPLESEMQTMADDMVSLGLLENNDITGLIDDRFAKATKVDNVTDDLKSIFE from the coding sequence ATGCTATCTAAACTTGGATTACCTTGGAAAATAGCCATTGTCTCGCTAACGTGGTTATTTTTTATCTCATTTTTTCATTATCAATTAAATTTTGATCATGGAAGTAAAAAAACAGTTTATATGGGGTACATGCCCGTTATTACAAACTTAGCGACTCCGTTATTGGATTATGCAAGTAAAGATAATAAAGATGTTCGCTTTAAAGCGTTAAAATTTGCATCCTTTGCTGAAATGGCAGAATCATTACGCAATAAAAAAATTGATGCCGCGTTTATTATCGCGCCTTTATCGATTGTTTTAAGACAGCAAAATGAAGACATTAAAATTGTTTACATTGGTAATCGCCATGAAAGTACGTTAGTTACACGTAAAGGTTTAAAAGTTCGTTCATTAAGTGATTTGGCGGGCAGTAAAATTGCCGTTCCGATGCGTTATTCAGGACATAATATTGCCTTGCGAAAACTACTTAGAGAACGTGGATTAGAAAAACAAATTACTGTGGTTGAAATGAACCCACCTGATATGGCCTCTGCCTTATCAGCGGGCGCTTTGGATGCTTATTTTGTTGGTGAGCCTTTTGCCGTACAAACTTTAAAATCAGGTGAATCTGAAAAATTACTTTATGCCGAAGACATTTCAAAATATTTTATTTGTAACCTTGTTATTGTTAGAAATGACTTTATAACAGAAGATCCTGAAACTGTAAAAATGCTGGTTCAAGGCGCAATTCGTTCGGGTGTTTGGGCAGAAAAACATATTGATGAAACGGTGAAAATCGTATCGGATTACTGGAATCAGACAGAGGAACTGGTGAATTATGCGTTAACAAAGCCTAAGAATCGTACCCTCTTTGATCATTACATTCCACTAGAGTCTGAAATGCAAACAATGGCGGATGATATGGTTTCACTGGGTTTGTTAGAAAATAATGATATTACAGGTCTCATTGATGACCGCTTTGCTAAAGCCACTAAAGTTGATAATGTAACGGATGATTTAAAAAGTATTTTTGAATGA
- the def gene encoding peptide deformylase has protein sequence MKQDIVQLGASVLRAKAKNITQFERPELKTLVDHLLCTLESSEGVGIAAPQINQSYCILIMSSKPTARYPNAPVMEPTIMINPSFKVRDDTQQKDWEGCLSIPGIRALVPRYQHILVRYQTMKAEYQELALNDFVARIFQHEYDHLQGLVYLDRVNNNQDIISETEFYKRTKNK, from the coding sequence ATGAAACAAGACATTGTTCAATTAGGCGCGTCTGTTTTAAGAGCTAAAGCCAAAAATATTACTCAATTTGAAAGACCCGAATTGAAAACACTGGTTGATCACTTATTGTGTACCTTAGAAAGTTCAGAAGGGGTGGGTATTGCGGCCCCTCAAATAAATCAATCGTATTGTATTTTGATTATGTCCTCTAAACCGACGGCTCGTTATCCTAATGCCCCCGTAATGGAACCTACCATTATGATTAATCCGAGCTTTAAGGTGCGTGATGATACGCAACAAAAAGACTGGGAAGGGTGTTTAAGTATTCCAGGTATACGAGCCTTAGTGCCACGTTACCAACATATTTTAGTTCGTTACCAAACGATGAAAGCGGAATACCAAGAGTTAGCATTAAATGATTTTGTCGCTCGAATTTTTCAGCATGAATATGATCACTTACAGGGATTAGTTTATTTGGACAGAGTTAATAATAACCAAGATATTATTTCAGAAACTGAATTTTATAAACGCACTAAAAATAAATAA